The genome window CCTGTCCTCCAAATCCTGAAAAGAAGAGGCATGCGAGAGAGCAGCAAGAGGAGCAGGATCACCAAACCCGTCCCGTTAGTGCGAGTCCGCCATGGGATCAACCTGCTCCCCACAGGAGGAGGTGAGTTAAGTGGGGCCTTTTTGTATTTGACGTATTTGAGGATTCAGAGGaatccagcagcagcaatggaatggaaaatgtatgttttcatattagtgtataatcacctgagAGTgagaatatttgtgttttagttACCTTAAGTTCAttctaaagtaaaaaaaaacaaaaaaaaaacagaacaatataTTTACAGTGAGAGTGGTTCCTCCCCGACATTGCCATGTTTCTATGGTAGCCAAGattggacaaaccaaacaccaaacaaagcCTTTCACGTTTATGTCTTATATTTAGTGGCCACTGTAGGGGAAAGGGAGACGAGGGGTGTTAAGTTGGTTGTAATCTGCAACCACACCGCTAGATGCCAGCTAATGATACATGCTGGAGCTTCAGCTTCAGAAAGAATATGTTGCACAAACCATTTCTAATGAAAACAAGTTTTAGCTGAATCTTAGCTTCGCACACTACGTGCCTGAAGTTATGATCATGTTAGTCTGTCACTTTGTCCTTCCCTTTCCAAAAGAAACATCAACTATCACATGAAATGCCGTCTGttatccctgcccactttatccaatcaggacagagacaggaagttagctaaaactacgcttacagcagctttaatgtgttttgtagcAAAGTGTTGAATGCTAACAAGCCAAACTAAGATAGTTTACATGATAAACATTACACCTCTTaaatatcagcatgttagcatggtCGTCGGCgaatgtcattattttaacatgAGGATTTCGCATTAAGCATTGTTAGCATTCTGCTaacatggctgtagactctcaGTCTCGTCATAAGTAGATCACGTctagttttttcatttttctgtcagattccTGGGTGCCTCTGTGAAGTCTAAGGAGATGTCCAATGAGTTGCTGATCGCTCTGGGTTCAAGAGAGCAGCAGTGGACCGTCTTGGATAAAGTCGCAGTCAGGAACCAGCAGAATGGAGTCGTGTCGTTTGAGCTGGCAGAGAACTTTGACAGGTTTGCAATATGGTGTTTTAAAAAGCACGATTCATGAAACTTtagtcaaataaatgttgttaaactttatttaaatgacttaaatgttTGCTCGAGAGATTTACAGGATGGCCaggaaatggaacaaaaaaaacaaatgtattattatcagTTTAAGAGAGATTAAAGGTTTTTATGTCTAGACTAACAGAACAACTAAGATTAAGGGACAACgcaatttcatattgtttctcgttgtttatttgtggtggaccctgccacctctctagcttgtagtgttctggggacattgttttgtttgtttgtttggttttttttggcctCGTTATTGCATTTacaattctgaatttgaatttattctccaaatCTACATTAATAAACACGCaaacaatcaaagaaaaagagTATTTAAGTTTTCTTACGCAAATAATCACAGTGGCTAAGGGGGGTGGGCTCCATCCTAACTGATTAAGCCCTTGATCAAAGACAAAGTCAGATAAATGGAGTCTGACTGGACTGTTTTATGGCTGCAGGAGCTCAGATATACAGTGTCTTTCAGGCAGGGACCACATATTGTTTtgtagaagaaagaaaaataaaagagcagcAGATTCAATTGTAAAGCTAACAAGGAGCCACTGCAGGGAGGCAAGAGAAAAGGTAATAAGGTTTTCTGAACTCGTTAGAAGCCTCGCTGAAGTGGCCCTAGACCGGTTGGAGGCTGCGAGAAGGTGAAAATACAGAGAGTTACAGTAAATTAGATGTGAGTGCCTGGAAAGATCCTTGATTGAGAAAGTCCAAACACAGGGCATTTTATATTCTCTCTAACAATCTTAAACTGCCTGCGATACTTAAGTCGTTACGACGAGCGtttctgtgactgcagcagtctCTGGATCTGCCGCTGCGCCATCCAACCCAAACAGATCGCAGCACAAACTGAGATGTGAGACAGAAGCATCCAGAAAAGGACCACGGCCAGTGCGGACAGGCCCAGGGTCAGACTCGTCGGCTTGTTTGTTGCCGACCCGGCGCTGATTCGTTCTGTTTGCCCactcagaaaaagaaacatctgaaaaaacacacaagagaagACCCCTTAAAAGTCTCCTACGAGCCCCTTGAGACATGTCGTGATCATAAATCTTCCGTCTCTTACCAAGTCTCCTCGAGCCTGTGCCTCGCTGCTGAAGATGATCAACCACAGAAGTTGGTTTGCAGGATTGTGGGCGTTGAGCTCGCTGCCCCCGTCTCCTATGCACAGTGTCAGAATGGGTCGTCTGCTCACGCTACGAATGAGGATGTAGTGAATCCTGCATCTGACCACGGAACAGAAAACCAGGAAAATTCTCAGGCACCACAGATGACTTGAAGTGAAACCAAAACAGTTTCCATTCGATTGTGTACCTCCGTGCAGAGATGCAGTTGGCGGGGGTCGGTTCCAGGTCGGTTTGCTTCTCCGGGAACGCGGATAACCAGCACAGAACCTGCAAATCACATGTTCCTTGCAGTGCCGAACTTGCGATATCGAGGAGGCTGttgaaactggaaaaaaaacaggaccgTAACCAATATTTGATGTAGACAGGACTGCAATGAATGATTCTTCATTTAGGAGAGTAATTTAAGCTCCCTTCCACACCTGTCAGTGAAATACAGCCGTTTGACTTTTCGTTTGGCTGCAGAATTCACCTgcaagatacaaaaaaaaaaccaacagttGTGAGTAATTACAACTGTTATACTCAGAACTGTGATGTTTCAAAAGATGTCTATGTCTTGGGCAAAATGTAAGGGCAGACACTACaggtgttttttggggggtaatttttcttttataacTTGTCTTCTATTCCgactttttgtttattttaattcagaTTTCTTTCCTGGAAACATATTGGCACTAATATGGTGTAAATAGCCcatgttaaagggacagtatgtagttttggggaagaaatttgaatcagaaCAATTATCTTCATTGACAAGCTAGAACAAACAAAGTCTCTTTGCTGTCACAGctgaataaacaacacaaatgacaacacaattttatactgttctactgtgtttatatttggcggaccctgccacctctctttCAACCTTCAGGGGACATCGTTTTCCCTCCGAGAACGGCTTGTTTACTCAAAAATTAATAattctgactttgtattattacctcattgatattgtaaataaacaaattataaGTTTGAGTGTCTTCTCcgaaactacatagtgcccctttaaataagataaagcctcatttgcatattgcAAAATTTGCAAATTTCAGAAAACTTCAGAAAACTtgtaatacaaataataatcgTCTCAATCAAAGTAATCAATTGGGGAAGTTTTATGATGATATGTAttcgttccttttttttcagcacaagAGAACAGCCATATatgcatattttgttttttctccttttagtTTAATGGTTTCAGGTTTCTCACATCATGTGTGCGATATCGGCGGCCCATCAGCCCCATGAGCGTGTTCGACAGGCGCAGAAGGTTAGCGGGGTCCTGGGCCGTCCTCAGGGCCACATCTACACACCGACCACCAGCAGTGACCGCCATCAGAAGTCCTCCCACGAcgtggaggagggagaaaacatTGCCCCTGGACATAGGAAACAGAAACTGGACGAATGTGGATGGGCATGTTAAAGCCGACAGAAAAGTCCTGGATCCTTACTCACTTGTGGACGAGGAGCTCTGGTGGAAGGTTCAACATGAAGGAGGTTCAGCGGGATCGACCCTGGGACTGGAGACACTAGAAAAGGAAAACCACGACCGCTTGGTTTCACTCCTTCCTCACATTTTCCCATTTCCTCCTTGTGTCGTTAATACCAACCGCAGCTTCTCCTTTACTCTGTGTTGTTCTTGCCTTGTTTTATCTCGAGTCAAATACATCGACAAGACATCTTCAAATACTCACCGCTCGTGCGACTGCTTTTCTTCTCTCCGGGGGGGTTCTTGGTGTTAAGAGCACATCCCTTTCAAGTCAACGTGTTCGGTATTTGAGCACAGCACGATAAGAAATGCGGAGTGCTACAACTAACCAGATGTAGAGCCAGCTTTGCTTCACATAAGGGGTTTAAGAAAGGCGGTATGGATGAAGGGGGGCCTAAATGCTTTGAATTCCAGGCTTTGGCATTTCTATGTCAGAACATAAGTCCCTGGTAATGTAAGGTAATCTCTAAAGAAGTCGGAGACAATGTGGGAAATAAAGTTTCCGATACTGTTTTCAGTcttaaaactttaattttgaatatcAGACCTGTAATTCTCTCCGTCTTTCTTATCTGAAACAGCTTCCCCAGAAAGTAATACATGTTCAGGAGGTAATATGAATTCTTTATTCTGTCTTTAAGTGTATTAAGTCTGTATTCAGGCCCATGATAACAGACTcgtcctttccttttctttggcAACAATCTAATTTGCCGCCAAGCTCATAACTTCGCTTCTGTCTCCATCCCCTCAGGCTGCTGGTGATGCGTCTCCTCTCCCCGCTGCTGCCCTGCCATCTCGCCTCTctggcagaggagctggaggagtcGGTCTGCCGCCACGCGGTCACCGTCGTCCTCCAGCCCAGGCAGGACGAGCCTCACGCCGTCCTGGTGGCCGCCCTGCCCAGCAGAGACCTCGGCTGGGAGCTGTCCAAACTGCGGGCACAAGGGTACGGCGGCTTCTCGGAGGCCTCGTCGGAGATCTCCATGCGCGAGGGAGATCAGCTTCTCCTCAGGTTCAGTGGCAACATCACCTCCACAGGTAAGGTGTGAGGTTGACAATGgacttactttaaaaaaaaaatctatatcatAAGAAAAACTGCCTgcattcatacaaaaaaatgtaagagGAGCTATGGGACTATTACCAAGGAAACTTACAACTTACTTGTATCTTTTCCTAACGTTCTcaaccactttggtccagactgaaatattctCACCAAACCAACAGCCATATGGGATGTCTGTGCTGTAGAGTCTATTTCTGTTTGTCATTAGGCAATGATCTCTACAGGCTGTAGTAATTATGtggggagcaaaggaggaagtcaggtgacatAGACTAAAGAGCGACAGAGTTAGCAtagggaggaggatgaggtggaTGGTTTGGTCAAACAATCACAGGACTTTTACCCAAATCTTTGCTCATGGTTTGTgtgaaatcaaaaacatgtaCGTAATGAAACTTTTATATAAGTAACATACTGATTTtgaccaaactgtgactgtttcacaacattaaccacatgaaaacaaagatcaAGTACGTCAAAGGTCTGGTGCACCTGTTATTGGTTCACCCTGATAGTCatatatgtcattttgggaCATAACAGCAACCTATTAAGTCTTTTAGGTGTAACAACCTCTAACAAATCTCTAACAAATCTCCAAAATGTTTGGCACACATGAAATTGTACCAACAATCATGGCTCCCAGAAGACGAATCTAAATACATTTGGTGATTCTCTGGCATTACATTGAGTACAGACAATAGGTCTTTGCAATTTGAGCTAATTTTCAAGTGTTAGCATACTAGCGCAAAGTGGAAAGTGGCTCCTCAACCACAGAAGAACTGTGTAACGATGACAAATTAGCTGAACCTCCATGTGAATAATAGTGATtctaagctaacattagcattttgctTTAAGCACAGCATCAgagcagctagcatggctgtagacttgTTTTACATAAACTGACGTTTTTACATTTGCAGTCAGCATGCaaccagtgttttgttttttttcctttgacacCTTGGCAACA of Acanthopagrus latus isolate v.2019 chromosome 10, fAcaLat1.1, whole genome shotgun sequence contains these proteins:
- the LOC119026796 gene encoding uncharacterized protein LOC119026796 isoform X1; the encoded protein is MPVTSVQDCVSTFAPVEPLDIFKQTSGQFPVSPVPGSIPLNLLHVEPSTRAPRPQFLFPMSRGNVFSLLHVVGGLLMAVTAGGRCVDVALRTAQDPANLLRLSNTLMGLMGRRYRTHDVNSAAKRKVKRLYFTDSFNSLLDIASSALQGTCDLQVLCWLSAFPEKQTDLEPTPANCISARRCRIHYILIRSVSRRPILTLCIGDGGSELNAHNPANQLLWLIIFSSEAQARGDLMFLFLSGQTERISAGSATNKPTSLTLGLSALAVVLFWMLLSHISVCAAICLGWMAQRQIQRLLQSQKRSS
- the LOC119026796 gene encoding uncharacterized protein LOC119026796 isoform X2, giving the protein MLNLPPELLVHKGNVFSLLHVVGGLLMAVTAGGRCVDVALRTAQDPANLLRLSNTLMGLMGRRYRTHDVNSAAKRKVKRLYFTDSFNSLLDIASSALQGTCDLQVLCWLSAFPEKQTDLEPTPANCISARRCRIHYILIRSVSRRPILTLCIGDGGSELNAHNPANQLLWLIIFSSEAQARGDLMFLFLSGQTERISAGSATNKPTSLTLGLSALAVVLFWMLLSHISVCAAICLGWMAQRQIQRLLQSQKRSS